A region of Culicoides brevitarsis isolate CSIRO-B50_1 chromosome 1, AGI_CSIRO_Cbre_v1, whole genome shotgun sequence DNA encodes the following proteins:
- the LOC134838404 gene encoding LOW QUALITY PROTEIN: armadillo repeat-containing protein 7 (The sequence of the model RefSeq protein was modified relative to this genomic sequence to represent the inferred CDS: deleted 2 bases in 1 codon), translating into MFSTRESLKRRTPKIGINRENYIKLLVDEYYDKNSDIEAKEQVTANLANFAYDPINYEYLKKAEAFELFLELLGNVNPVLVTHGITGLCNFCLDPEVNTQLKDISKLKYVLDLLKSDVDPNIACNCLTILFYLQFPDLKKILVERNLFHLLQEFKSSSSDARLRNISTILLQDLTKELNSASLRNIRLLGASTSPFSTAAFKAGDVVRTTRVITQRDLDRFSDISGDHNPIHKGGQPKPAIVHGAFLNSIISGIIGTQLPGPGTEVISQTFFFPNKCYPDKEIQIEVELKDTRKIMKVGYKCVQDGKVVFDGEARVIYNDSN; encoded by the exons ATGTTCAGCACTCGCGAAAGCCTCAAACGAAGGACTCCTAAGATAGGAATCAATCGAGAAAATTACATAAAGTTACTCGTTGACGagtattatgataaaaatagcgATATTG aagCAAAGGAACAAGTAACAGCAAATTTGGCAAATTTCGCTTACGATCCCATAAATTACGAATATTTGAAGAAAGCAGAGGCTTTTGAACTTTTCTTGGAGTTACTTGGGAATGTAAATCCGGTGTTAGTTACTCACGGTATCACTGGattgtgtaatttttgtctcg ATCCTGAAGTCAATACTCAATTAAAGGACATTTCCAAACTGAAATACGTTTTAGATCTCTTAAAATCCGACGTCGATCCAAATATCGCTTGTAATTGCTTGACAATACTCTTCTACCTTCAATTTCCGGACCTGAAAAAGATTCTCGTTGAACGAAATCTCTTCCATCTGCTTCAAGAATTCAAATCTTCTTCCTCCGACGCACGTTTAAGAAACATTTCCACAATTTTACTGCAAGATCTCACCAAAGAAC TGAATTCCGCTTCGTTACGCAACATTCGCCTTCTCGGAGCTTCAACTTCTCCATTTTCCACGGCGGCATTTAAGGCGGGCGATGTCGTTCGCACGACCCGAGTCATCACACAACGAGATCTCGATCGTTTTTCCGATATTTCGGGCGATCACAATCCAATTCACAAAGGAGGGCAACCGAAACCGGCAATTGTGCATGGCGCATTTCTCAATAGCATCATTTCGGGCATCATTGGAACGCAACTTCCGGGTCCAGGAACCGAAGTTATCTCGCAAACATTCTTTTTTCCGAACAAATGTTACCCAGATAAGGAAATACAAATAGAGGTAGAGCTGAAAGACAcgcgaaaaatcatgaaagtcGGTTATAAATGCGTGCAAGATGGAAAAGTCGTGTTTGATGGAGAAGCCCGAGTGATTTATAACGACAGTAACTAA